The Daucus carota subsp. sativus chromosome 9, DH1 v3.0, whole genome shotgun sequence genome window below encodes:
- the LOC108200982 gene encoding GPI-anchored protein LLG3: MASPPFLHLLLIFLLSGFASSTTLSNNIFESQVLPGRSLLQQKAACDIDFENQNYTIITSQCKGPNYQAKPCCGAFKELACPFSDKLNDMKNDCATTLFSYINLYGKYPPGLFANLCHDDKEGLDCNEVMEAKQKQQKASSASAAEKSTVLMISAASFLVLLFNLF, translated from the exons ATGGCATCCCCACCATTCTTGCATTTGCTTCTCATCTTCCTTCTCTCTGGCTTTGCCTCGTCAACCACCCTATCAA ataatatatttgaatctcAGGTGCTGCCAGGACGTTCCCTCCTTCAGCAAAAAGCAG CTTGTGACATAGACTTTGAAAATCAGAACTATACAATCATTACAAGCCAATGTAAAGGTCCTAACTACCAAGCTAAACCGTGTTGCGGTGCTTTTAAGGAATTAGCCTGCCCTTTCAGTGACAAGTTGAATGACATGAAAAATGACTGTGCCACAACCTTGTTTAGTTACATTAATCTCTACGGCAAATATCCACCGGGACTTTTTGCCAATTTGTGTCACGATGACAAGGAAGGGCTTGACTGCAACGAAGTGATGGAAGCTAAACAGAAGCAGCAGAAAGCTTCGAGTGCTTCTGCAGCAGAGAAATCAACTGTGCTGATGATTTCCGCAGCTTCCTTTCTCGTCTTACTGTTCAATTTGTTCTAA
- the LOC108200581 gene encoding reticulon-like protein B22 isoform X1, with the protein MDSNSNSNAAASALNNNNNNNDNMNNGGGVSSKSKTNDGGERKGGGGAGIKGEMVGKTIIGIICGTLVYYHCAYRNSTFLSLLSDVFIVLLCSLAILGLLFRQINIQVPVDPLEWQISQDTANSIFACLANTIGAAESVLRVAATGQDKRLFFKVVTFLYMLSALGRVVSGVTIAYAGLCLFSVYLLAENSSLITTCMSRVSG; encoded by the exons ATggatagcaatagcaatagcaATGCAGCAGCTTCAGCACttaataacaacaacaataataatgataatatgaATAACGGCGGAGGTGTATCCTCTAAAAGTAAGACTAATGATGGTGGTGAGAGGAAAGGAGGAGGAGGAGCAGGAATTAAGGGGGAAATGGTTGGGAAGACGATTATAGGCATCATTTGTGGCACTCTGGTTTACTACCACTGCGCGTACCGGAATTCTACCTTCCTATCCCTTTTATCAGATGTATTTATCGTCCTCCTCTGCTCCCTTGCTATTCTCGGTCTCCTCTTCCGCCAAATTAACATTCA GGTTCCGGTTGATCCTCTCGAATGGCAAATTTCTCAGGATACTGCTAACAGCATCTTTGCGTGCCTCGCCAACACTATAGGTGCTGCGGAGTCTGTTCTACGTGTCGCTGCTACAGGCCAGGACAAGAGGCTATTCTTCAAG GTAGTCACCTTTCTCTATATGCTCTCAGCTTTGGGAAGGGTGGTCTCAGGTGTTACAATTGCATATGCTG GACTATGTTTGTTTAGTGTCTACCTGCTTGCTGAAAATTCATCATTAATCACAACATGCATGTCACGGGTTTCTGGGTGA
- the LOC108200581 gene encoding reticulon-like protein B23 isoform X2 has protein sequence MDSNSNSNAAASALNNNNNNNDNMNNGGGVSSKSKTNDGGERKGGGGAGIKGEMVGKTIIGIICGTLVYYHCAYRNSTFLSLLSDVFIVLLCSLAILGLLFRQINIQVPVDPLEWQISQDTANSIFACLANTIGAAESVLRVAATGQDKRLFFKVVTFLYMLSALGRVVSGVTIAYAGGVHHYKEA, from the exons ATggatagcaatagcaatagcaATGCAGCAGCTTCAGCACttaataacaacaacaataataatgataatatgaATAACGGCGGAGGTGTATCCTCTAAAAGTAAGACTAATGATGGTGGTGAGAGGAAAGGAGGAGGAGGAGCAGGAATTAAGGGGGAAATGGTTGGGAAGACGATTATAGGCATCATTTGTGGCACTCTGGTTTACTACCACTGCGCGTACCGGAATTCTACCTTCCTATCCCTTTTATCAGATGTATTTATCGTCCTCCTCTGCTCCCTTGCTATTCTCGGTCTCCTCTTCCGCCAAATTAACATTCA GGTTCCGGTTGATCCTCTCGAATGGCAAATTTCTCAGGATACTGCTAACAGCATCTTTGCGTGCCTCGCCAACACTATAGGTGCTGCGGAGTCTGTTCTACGTGTCGCTGCTACAGGCCAGGACAAGAGGCTATTCTTCAAG GTAGTCACCTTTCTCTATATGCTCTCAGCTTTGGGAAGGGTGGTCTCAGGTGTTACAATTGCATATGCTG ggggggtccaccattataaagaagcatga
- the LOC108200213 gene encoding uncharacterized protein LOC108200213 has protein sequence MFFEGYGFRGTSFEQTYRCYPATFIDKPQIENGDKIIMPPSALDRLASLHIDYPMLFELRNAATERVSHCGVLEFIAEEGMVYMPYWMMENLLLQEGDIVRVKNATLPKGTYVKLQPHTMDFLDISNPKAILETTLRNFSCLTTGDSIMVAYNNKKYYIDIIEAKPSNAITIIETDCEVDFAPPLDYKEPEKPATSLPSSKAPIEGQEAAAEAEPKFNPFTGAGRRLDGKPLKFESPPPSSSSGSRDKQPVTSSGRGQPSLGSSAQSSSRQSQGKLVFGSNANKPNGTPKEAAKETKPEQSSAKEEPKFQAFTGKKYSLRG, from the exons ATG TTTTTTGAAGGATATGGATTTCGTGGAACATCATTCGAGCAAACTTACAGATGCTACCCTGCAACCTTTATTGACAAG CCACAAATAGAAAATGGTGATAAAA TTATAATGCCTCCCTCAGCTCTTGATCGCCTTG CGTCTCTGCATATTGATTATCCAATGTTGTTTGAGCTGCGGAATGCGGCTACTGAGCGGGTTTCTCATTGTGGGGTTCTGGAGTTTATTGCGGAAGAAGGCATGGTATATATGCCATACTGG ATGATGGAGAATTTGCTTCTACAAGAAGGAGACATTGTGCGAGTGAAGAATGCCACTCTTCCAAAGGGGACATATGTAAAACTACAACCCCACACAATGGACTTTTTGGATATATCCAATCCAAAAGCCAT CTTAGAGACTACACTGAGGAACTTTTCTTGCTTAACCACTGGAGACAGTATTATGGTAGCCTACAACAATAAAAAGTACTACATAGATATCATTGAGGCAAAGCCTTCAAATGCCATAACTATCATTGAGACAGACTGTGAGGTGGACTTCGCTCCTCCTCTTGATTACAAGGAACCAGAAAAGCCTGCCACATCTCTTCCTTCAAGCAAGGCACCAATAGAAG GTCAAGAGGCTGCAGCTGAGGCTGAACCGAAGTTTAATCCTTTCACAGGAGCAGGGAGACGTTTAGACGGGAAGCCTTTGAAGTTTGAGTCCCCAccgccttcttcttcttctgggtCCAGAGACAAGCAACCTGTCACTTCTAGTGGAAGGGGACAGCCTTCTTTAGGATCTAGTGCCCAAAGTAGCTCACGCCAGTCGCAGGGTAAACTTGTGTTTGGTTCAAATGCAAATAAGCCAAATGGAACACCAAAG GAAGCCGCTAAGGAGACTAAACCAGAGCAGTCCTCAGCGAAAGAAGAGCCAAAATTTCAAGCCTTTACAGGAAAGAAATACTCGCTTAGGGGTTAA
- the LOC108200234 gene encoding B-box zinc finger protein 18 isoform X2 produces the protein MRTLCDVCESAAAIIFCAADEAALCRACDEKVHMCNKLASRHVRVGLADPSDVPRCDICENAPAFFYCEIDGSSLCLQCDMVVHVGGKRKHGRYLMLRQRVEFPGDKAGSNDELGLQPIDPGESRRESNYPFTFVTRENQQNQRAENQQNQQNHRAEHQQNHRVEDQQRRVENQQYHRTAPVPMLDNVDDGGRNMDTSLIDLNARPRNVHGQTSNNQYGYISKK, from the exons ATGAGAACTTTGTGTGATGTGTGTGAGAGTGCTGCTGCTATCATCTTCTGTGCTGCAGATGAAGCTGCCCTTTGTCGTGCTTGTGATGAAAAG GTACATATGTGTAACAAGCTTGCTAGCCGACATGTACGGGTTGGACTTGCTGACCCAAGTGATGTGCCGCGGTGTGACATTTGTGAAAATGCGCCTG CATTCTTCTACTGTGAGATCGATGGGAGTTCTCTCTGCTTGCAATGTGATATGGTCGTTCACGTTGGGGGAAAAAGAAAACATGGAAGATATCTAATGTTGAGGCAAAGGGTTGAG TTCCCTGGGGATAAAGCTGGAAGCAATGATGAGCTAGGTTTGCAACCTATTGATCCAGGTGAATCAAGGAGGGAATCTAATTACCCATTCACGTTTGTGACAAGAGAAAACCAGCAAAATCAAAGAGCGGAGAACCAACAGAATCAGCAAAATCATAGGGCTGAACACCAGCAAAATCACAGGGTTGAGGACCAGCAACGAagggttgaaaaccaacaatatcATAGGACAGCACCTGTTCCAATGCTCGATAATGTTGATGATGGTGGTCGGAATATGGACACAAGCTTAATTGACCTAAATGCCAGGCCCCGAAACGTACATGGCCAGACTTCAAACAACCAG
- the LOC108200234 gene encoding B-box zinc finger protein 19 isoform X1, producing the protein MRTLCDVCESAAAIIFCAADEAALCRACDEKVHMCNKLASRHVRVGLADPSDVPRCDICENAPAFFYCEIDGSSLCLQCDMVVHVGGKRKHGRYLMLRQRVEFPGDKAGSNDELGLQPIDPGESRRESNYPFTFVTRENQQNQRAENQQNQQNHRAEHQQNHRVEDQQRRVENQQYHRTAPVPMLDNVDDGGRNMDTSLIDLNARPRNVHGQTSNNQEHGMDIQSGGDHESESVVPVRSFMRET; encoded by the exons ATGAGAACTTTGTGTGATGTGTGTGAGAGTGCTGCTGCTATCATCTTCTGTGCTGCAGATGAAGCTGCCCTTTGTCGTGCTTGTGATGAAAAG GTACATATGTGTAACAAGCTTGCTAGCCGACATGTACGGGTTGGACTTGCTGACCCAAGTGATGTGCCGCGGTGTGACATTTGTGAAAATGCGCCTG CATTCTTCTACTGTGAGATCGATGGGAGTTCTCTCTGCTTGCAATGTGATATGGTCGTTCACGTTGGGGGAAAAAGAAAACATGGAAGATATCTAATGTTGAGGCAAAGGGTTGAG TTCCCTGGGGATAAAGCTGGAAGCAATGATGAGCTAGGTTTGCAACCTATTGATCCAGGTGAATCAAGGAGGGAATCTAATTACCCATTCACGTTTGTGACAAGAGAAAACCAGCAAAATCAAAGAGCGGAGAACCAACAGAATCAGCAAAATCATAGGGCTGAACACCAGCAAAATCACAGGGTTGAGGACCAGCAACGAagggttgaaaaccaacaatatcATAGGACAGCACCTGTTCCAATGCTCGATAATGTTGATGATGGTGGTCGGAATATGGACACAAGCTTAATTGACCTAAATGCCAGGCCCCGAAACGTACATGGCCAGACTTCAAACAACCAG GAACATGGAATGGATATCCAAAGTGGTGGTGATCATGAATCTGAAAGCGTGGTTCCAGTAAGGTCTTTCATGAGAGAGACTTGA